One Tursiops truncatus isolate mTurTru1 chromosome 3, mTurTru1.mat.Y, whole genome shotgun sequence DNA segment encodes these proteins:
- the TYK2 gene encoding non-receptor tyrosine-protein kinase TYK2 isoform X3: MPLCQWGATTRGRKPDGDGAQPMATRGGLKVLLHWAGPGGGEPWVTFSEATLTAEEVCLHIAHKVGITPPCFNLFALFDVQAQVWLPPNHVLDMSRDSSLMLYFRMRFYFRNWHGMHPQEPAVYRCGPPGSEPSSEQAEQGVQLLDPASFEYLFEQGKHEFINDVASLWELSSEEEIHHFQNESLGMAFLHLCHLALCHGVPLEKVAKKISFKDCIPRSFRQQIRQHNALTRLRLRSIFRKFLRAFQPGCLSQQVVMVKYLATLERLAPRFGTERVPVCHLELLAQAEGEPCYIRDGGQAPPDPGPESAAGPPTHEVLVSGTDGIQWRLVQAETASDGGGGGGRRMPHAGPSGKKAKAQEELTLPSRAAALSLVSLVDGYFRLTADSSHYLCHEVAPPRLVMSIQDGIHGPLLEPFVLARLQPEDGLYLIHWSTSHLHRLILTVAQRDQAPGVKGLHLRKFPIELQAGTVTLEGWDRSFPSVRELRVALQGCSLRAGDDCFSLRHCCLPRPGEISNLIVTRGPRASSRPLNLSHLSFHQIRQEDITQLSHLGQGTRTNVYEGLLRVGGGGPEEDKVDGGDPPMPGAGCEQELRVVLKVLDPSHHDVALAFYETASLMSQVSHVHLVFVHGIYVHGSENIMVTEYVEHGPLDVWLRRERGRVPLAWKLTVAQQLASALSYLEDKSLVHSNVCGRNILLARLGLAEGTSPFIKLSDPGVGLSVLSREERVERIPWTAPECLSGGANSLSTAADKWGFGATLLEICFDGEAPLQGRSPSEKERFYQKQQKLPEPSCPELAILTSQCLTYEPAQRPSFRTILRDLTQLQPQTLPDLVDVLSVNPDSPASDPTVFHKRYLKKIRDLGEGHFGKVSLYCYDPTNDGTGEMVAVKALKAGCGPQLRTGWRREIEILRTLYHQHIVKYKGCCEDQGEKSVQLVMEYVPLGSLRDYLPRHNVGLAQLLLFSQQICEGMAYLHAQHYVHRDLAARNVLLDNNRLVKIGDFGLAKAVPEGHEYYCVREDGDSPVFWYAPECLKECKFYYASDVWSFGVTMYELLTYCDSTQSPPSKFIELIGLTQGQMTVLRLTELLERGERLPQPEKCPCEIYCLMKNCWKAEASFRPTFQNLIPILKTVHEKYQGQAASVFSVC, encoded by the exons ATGCCTCTGTGCCAATGGGGGGCCACCACCAGGGGCAGAAAGCCCGATGGGGATGGAGCTCAGCCCATGGCCACCAGAGGAGGCCTGAAGGTGCTTCTGCACTGGGCCGGCCCCGGTGGCGGGGAGCCCTGGGTCACCTTCAGCGAGGCCACACTGACTGCCGAGGAGGTCTGCCTCCACATTGCACACAAAGTCG GCATCACTCCACCCTGCTTCAATCTTTTTGCCCTCTTCGATGTCCAGGCCCAGGTCTGGCTGCCTCCAAACCACGTCCTGGATATGTCCAGAGACTCGAGCCTGATGCTGTACTTCCGCATGAG GTTTTATTTCCGGAACTGGCATGGCATGCATCCCCAGGAGCCGGCTGTGTACCGCTGCGGTCCCCCAGGGTCCGAGCCTTCCTCAGAACAGGCCGAGCAGGGGGTGCAACTCCTGGACCCCGCCTCCTTTGAGTACCTCTTTGAGCAG GGCAAGCATGAGTTCATAAATGACGTGGCATCGCTCTGGGAGCTGTCAAGCGAGGAGGAGATCCACCACTTTCAGAACGAGAGCCTGGGCATGGCCTTTTTGCACCTCTGCCACCTCGCTCTCTGCCATGGTGTCCCCCTTGAGAAGGTGGCCAAGAAGATCAG CTTCAAGGACTGCATCCCACGCTCCTTCCGGCAGCAGATCCGGCAGCACAATGCTCTGACGCGGCTGCGCCTGCGGAGCATCTTCCGCAAGTTCCTGCGGGCCTTCCAGCCGGGCTGCCTCTCCCAGCAGGTTGTCATGGTGAAGTACCTGGCCACACTCGAGCGGCTGGCGCCCCGCTTCGGCACAGAGCGCGTGCCCGTGTGCCACCTGGAGCTACTGGCCCAGGCCGAGGGGGAGCCCTGCTACATCCGGGATGGCGGACAGGCCCCTCCTGACCCCGGGCCCGAGTCTGCTGCAGGACCCCCCACCCACGAGGTGCTGGTGTCGGGCACCGACGGCATCCAGTGGCGGCTGGTACAGGCAGAG ACTGccagtgatggtggtggtggtggcggcagAAGGATGCCCCATGCTGGCCCATCTGGGAAGAAAGCCAAGGCCCAGGAG GAGTTGACCCTGCCTTCCCGGGCTGCGGCCCTGTCCTTGGTGTCACTGGTGGATGGCTACTTCCGCCTGACGGCCGACTCGAGCCACTACCTATGCCATGAGGTGGCGCCTCCGCGTCTGGTGATGAGTATCCAGGACGGTATCCACGGACCCCTGCT GGAGCCATTTGTGCTGGCCAGGCTGCAGCCCGAGGACGGCCTTTACCTCATCCACTGGAGCACCAGCCACCTCCACCGCCTTATCCTCACGGTGGCCCAGCGTGACCAG GCACCCGGCGTGAAGGGCTTGCACCTACGGAAGTTCCCCATCGAGTTGCAGGCTGGGACTGTCACGCTGGAGGGCTGGGACCGGTCCTTCCCCAGCGTGCGCGAGCTGCGGGTTGCCCTGCAGGGCTGCTCCCTGCGGGCCGGCGACGACTGCTTTTCCCTGCGCCACTGCTGCCTGCCACGGCCAGGAG agatctccaacctCATCGTCACACGGGGACCTCGGGCCAGCAGCAGGCCACTCAACCTCAGCCATCTCAGCTTCCACCAGATCCGCCAGGAAGACATCACCCAG CTGTCCCACTTGGGCCAGGGCACAAGGACCAATGTGTATGAGGGCCTCTTGCGAGTGGGGGGCGGAGGCCCTGAAGAGGACAAGGTGGATGGCGGGGACCCCCCCATGCCCGGGGCGGGCTGTGAACAGGAGCTGCGAGTGGTACTCAAGGTGCTGGATCCCAGTCACCATGACGTCGCCCTG GCCTTCTACGAGACAGCCAGCCTCATGAGCCAGGTCTCCCACGTGCACCTGGTCTTCGTGCATGGCATCTACGTGCACGGCTCCGAGA ATATCATGGTGACGGAGTACGTGGAGCACGGGCCCCTGGACGTGTGGCTGCGGCGGGAGAGGGGCCGCGTGCCCCTGGCCTGGAAGCTCACAGTGGCCCAGCAGCTGGCCAGCGCCCTCAGCTACCTG GAAGACAAGAGCCTGGTTCACAGCAACGTGTGTGGCCGGAACATCCTCCTGGCACGGCTGGGGCTGGCGGAGGGCACCAGCCCCTTCATCAAGCTGAGTGACCCCGGTGTGGGCCTGAGCGTCCTCTCCAGGGAGG AACGGGTGGAGCGGATCCCCTGGACAGCCCCTGAGTGCCTGTCCGGTGGAGCCAATAGCCTAAGCACTGCAGCCGACAAGTGGGGCTTTGGTGCCACCCTCCTGGAGATCTGCTTCGATGGGGAGGCCCCCCTGCAGGGCCGCAGCCCCTCCGAG AAAGAGCGCTTCTACCAGAAGCAGCAGAAGCTGCCTGAGCCCTCGTGCCCAGAGCTGGCCATACTCACCAGCCAGTGCCTGACCTATGAGCCAGCCCAGCGGCCATCCTTCCGCACCATCCTGCGTGACCTCACTCAGCTGCAGCCCCAAA CTCTTCCAGATCTCGTTGATGTCTTGTCTGTGAACCCGGACTCACCGGCGTCAGATCCTACGGTTTTCCACAAGCGCTATTTGAAAAAGATCAGGGATCTGGGTGAG GGTCACTTCGGAAAGGTCAGCCTGTACTGCTACGATCCAACCAATGACGGCACTGGTGAGATGGTGGCCGTGAAGGCCCTCAAGGCAGGCTGCGGTCCCCAGCTCCGTACAGGCTGGAGGCGAGAGATCGAAATCTTGCGCACACTCTACCACCAGCACATTGTCAAGTACAAGGGCTGCTGCGAGGACCAAG GCGAGAAGTCGGTACAGCTGGTCATGGAGTACGTGCCCCTGGGCAGCCTCCGAGACTACTTGCCTCGGCACAATGTCGGGCTGGCCCAGCTGCTGCTCTTCTCCCAGCAGATCTGCGAG ggtATGGCCTACCTGCACGCGCAGCACTACGTGCACCGAGACCTGGCCGCACGCAACGTGCTGCTGGACAACAACAGGCTGGTCAAGATTGGGGACTTCGGTCTCGCCAAGGCCGTGCCCGAAGGCCATGAGTACTACTGTGTGCGCGAGGATGGGGACAGTCCCGTGTTCTG GTATGCCCCGGAGTGCCTGAAGGAGTGTAAGTTCTACTATGCGTCTGACGTCTGGTCCTTTGGGGTCACCATGTATGAGCTGCTGACCTACTGTGACTCCACCCAGAGCCCCCCCTCG AAATTCATCGAGCTCATAGGCCTCACCCAGGGGCAGATGACAGTGCTGAGGCTCACTGAGCTACTGGAACGAGGGGAGAGGCTGCCACAGCCAGAGAAATGTCCCTGTGAG ATCTACTGCCTCATGAAGAACTGCTGGAAAGCAGAGGCCTCATTCCGCCCGACCTTCCAGAACCTCATACCCATCCTCAAAACGGTCCACGAGAAATACCAAGGCCAGGCAGCCTCAGTGTTCAGTGTCTGCTGA
- the TYK2 gene encoding non-receptor tyrosine-protein kinase TYK2 isoform X2 — MPLCQWGATTRGRKPDGDGAQPMATRGGLKVLLHWAGPGGGEPWVTFSEATLTAEEVCLHIAHKVGITPPCFNLFALFDVQAQVWLPPNHVLDMSRDSSLMLYFRMRFYFRNWHGMHPQEPAVYRCGPPGSEPSSEQAEQGVQLLDPASFEYLFEQGKHEFINDVASLWELSSEEEIHHFQNESLGMAFLHLCHLALCHGVPLEKVAKKISFKDCIPRSFRQQIRQHNALTRLRLRSIFRKFLRAFQPGCLSQQVVMVKYLATLERLAPRFGTERVPVCHLELLAQAEGEPCYIRDGGQAPPDPGPESAAGPPTHEVLVSGTDGIQWRLVQAETASDGGGGGGRRMPHAGPSGKKAKAQEVGNQPVYRPQEAPWAYFCDFQDITHVVLKERRVSIHCQDNKCLELTLPSRAAALSLVSLVDGYFRLTADSSHYLCHEVAPPRLVMSIQDGIHGPLLEPFVLARLQPEDGLYLIHWSTSHLHRLILTVAQRDQAPGVKGLHLRKFPIELQAGTVTLEGWDRSFPSVRELRVALQGCSLRAGDDCFSLRHCCLPRPGEISNLIVTRGPRASSRPLNLSHLSFHQIRQEDITQLSHLGQGTRTNVYEGLLRVGGGGPEEDKVDGGDPPMPGAGCEQELRVVLKVLDPSHHDVALAFYETASLMSQVSHVHLVFVHGIYVHGSENIMVTEYVEHGPLDVWLRRERGRVPLAWKLTVAQQLASALSYLEDKSLVHSNVCGRNILLARLGLAEGTSPFIKLSDPGVGLSVLSREERVERIPWTAPECLSGGANSLSTAADKWGFGATLLEICFDGEAPLQGRSPSEKERFYQKQQKLPEPSCPELAILTSQCLTYEPAQRPSFRTILRDLTQLQPQNLVDVLSVNPDSPASDPTVFHKRYLKKIRDLGEGHFGKVSLYCYDPTNDGTGEMVAVKALKAGCGPQLRTGWRREIEILRTLYHQHIVKYKGCCEDQGEKSVQLVMEYVPLGSLRDYLPRHNVGLAQLLLFSQQICEGMAYLHAQHYVHRDLAARNVLLDNNRLVKIGDFGLAKAVPEGHEYYCVREDGDSPVFWYAPECLKECKFYYASDVWSFGVTMYELLTYCDSTQSPPSKFIELIGLTQGQMTVLRLTELLERGERLPQPEKCPCEIYCLMKNCWKAEASFRPTFQNLIPILKTVHEKYQGQAASVFSVC; from the exons ATGCCTCTGTGCCAATGGGGGGCCACCACCAGGGGCAGAAAGCCCGATGGGGATGGAGCTCAGCCCATGGCCACCAGAGGAGGCCTGAAGGTGCTTCTGCACTGGGCCGGCCCCGGTGGCGGGGAGCCCTGGGTCACCTTCAGCGAGGCCACACTGACTGCCGAGGAGGTCTGCCTCCACATTGCACACAAAGTCG GCATCACTCCACCCTGCTTCAATCTTTTTGCCCTCTTCGATGTCCAGGCCCAGGTCTGGCTGCCTCCAAACCACGTCCTGGATATGTCCAGAGACTCGAGCCTGATGCTGTACTTCCGCATGAG GTTTTATTTCCGGAACTGGCATGGCATGCATCCCCAGGAGCCGGCTGTGTACCGCTGCGGTCCCCCAGGGTCCGAGCCTTCCTCAGAACAGGCCGAGCAGGGGGTGCAACTCCTGGACCCCGCCTCCTTTGAGTACCTCTTTGAGCAG GGCAAGCATGAGTTCATAAATGACGTGGCATCGCTCTGGGAGCTGTCAAGCGAGGAGGAGATCCACCACTTTCAGAACGAGAGCCTGGGCATGGCCTTTTTGCACCTCTGCCACCTCGCTCTCTGCCATGGTGTCCCCCTTGAGAAGGTGGCCAAGAAGATCAG CTTCAAGGACTGCATCCCACGCTCCTTCCGGCAGCAGATCCGGCAGCACAATGCTCTGACGCGGCTGCGCCTGCGGAGCATCTTCCGCAAGTTCCTGCGGGCCTTCCAGCCGGGCTGCCTCTCCCAGCAGGTTGTCATGGTGAAGTACCTGGCCACACTCGAGCGGCTGGCGCCCCGCTTCGGCACAGAGCGCGTGCCCGTGTGCCACCTGGAGCTACTGGCCCAGGCCGAGGGGGAGCCCTGCTACATCCGGGATGGCGGACAGGCCCCTCCTGACCCCGGGCCCGAGTCTGCTGCAGGACCCCCCACCCACGAGGTGCTGGTGTCGGGCACCGACGGCATCCAGTGGCGGCTGGTACAGGCAGAG ACTGccagtgatggtggtggtggtggcggcagAAGGATGCCCCATGCTGGCCCATCTGGGAAGAAAGCCAAGGCCCAGGAGGTAGGCAATCAGCCAGTGTACAGACCTCAGGAGGCCCCATGGGCCTACTTCTGCGACTTCCAGGACATCACCCACGTGGTGCTGAAAGAACGCCGCGTCAGCATTCACTGTCAGGACAACAAGTGCCTG GAGTTGACCCTGCCTTCCCGGGCTGCGGCCCTGTCCTTGGTGTCACTGGTGGATGGCTACTTCCGCCTGACGGCCGACTCGAGCCACTACCTATGCCATGAGGTGGCGCCTCCGCGTCTGGTGATGAGTATCCAGGACGGTATCCACGGACCCCTGCT GGAGCCATTTGTGCTGGCCAGGCTGCAGCCCGAGGACGGCCTTTACCTCATCCACTGGAGCACCAGCCACCTCCACCGCCTTATCCTCACGGTGGCCCAGCGTGACCAG GCACCCGGCGTGAAGGGCTTGCACCTACGGAAGTTCCCCATCGAGTTGCAGGCTGGGACTGTCACGCTGGAGGGCTGGGACCGGTCCTTCCCCAGCGTGCGCGAGCTGCGGGTTGCCCTGCAGGGCTGCTCCCTGCGGGCCGGCGACGACTGCTTTTCCCTGCGCCACTGCTGCCTGCCACGGCCAGGAG agatctccaacctCATCGTCACACGGGGACCTCGGGCCAGCAGCAGGCCACTCAACCTCAGCCATCTCAGCTTCCACCAGATCCGCCAGGAAGACATCACCCAG CTGTCCCACTTGGGCCAGGGCACAAGGACCAATGTGTATGAGGGCCTCTTGCGAGTGGGGGGCGGAGGCCCTGAAGAGGACAAGGTGGATGGCGGGGACCCCCCCATGCCCGGGGCGGGCTGTGAACAGGAGCTGCGAGTGGTACTCAAGGTGCTGGATCCCAGTCACCATGACGTCGCCCTG GCCTTCTACGAGACAGCCAGCCTCATGAGCCAGGTCTCCCACGTGCACCTGGTCTTCGTGCATGGCATCTACGTGCACGGCTCCGAGA ATATCATGGTGACGGAGTACGTGGAGCACGGGCCCCTGGACGTGTGGCTGCGGCGGGAGAGGGGCCGCGTGCCCCTGGCCTGGAAGCTCACAGTGGCCCAGCAGCTGGCCAGCGCCCTCAGCTACCTG GAAGACAAGAGCCTGGTTCACAGCAACGTGTGTGGCCGGAACATCCTCCTGGCACGGCTGGGGCTGGCGGAGGGCACCAGCCCCTTCATCAAGCTGAGTGACCCCGGTGTGGGCCTGAGCGTCCTCTCCAGGGAGG AACGGGTGGAGCGGATCCCCTGGACAGCCCCTGAGTGCCTGTCCGGTGGAGCCAATAGCCTAAGCACTGCAGCCGACAAGTGGGGCTTTGGTGCCACCCTCCTGGAGATCTGCTTCGATGGGGAGGCCCCCCTGCAGGGCCGCAGCCCCTCCGAG AAAGAGCGCTTCTACCAGAAGCAGCAGAAGCTGCCTGAGCCCTCGTGCCCAGAGCTGGCCATACTCACCAGCCAGTGCCTGACCTATGAGCCAGCCCAGCGGCCATCCTTCCGCACCATCCTGCGTGACCTCACTCAGCTGCAGCCCCAAA ATCTCGTTGATGTCTTGTCTGTGAACCCGGACTCACCGGCGTCAGATCCTACGGTTTTCCACAAGCGCTATTTGAAAAAGATCAGGGATCTGGGTGAG GGTCACTTCGGAAAGGTCAGCCTGTACTGCTACGATCCAACCAATGACGGCACTGGTGAGATGGTGGCCGTGAAGGCCCTCAAGGCAGGCTGCGGTCCCCAGCTCCGTACAGGCTGGAGGCGAGAGATCGAAATCTTGCGCACACTCTACCACCAGCACATTGTCAAGTACAAGGGCTGCTGCGAGGACCAAG GCGAGAAGTCGGTACAGCTGGTCATGGAGTACGTGCCCCTGGGCAGCCTCCGAGACTACTTGCCTCGGCACAATGTCGGGCTGGCCCAGCTGCTGCTCTTCTCCCAGCAGATCTGCGAG ggtATGGCCTACCTGCACGCGCAGCACTACGTGCACCGAGACCTGGCCGCACGCAACGTGCTGCTGGACAACAACAGGCTGGTCAAGATTGGGGACTTCGGTCTCGCCAAGGCCGTGCCCGAAGGCCATGAGTACTACTGTGTGCGCGAGGATGGGGACAGTCCCGTGTTCTG GTATGCCCCGGAGTGCCTGAAGGAGTGTAAGTTCTACTATGCGTCTGACGTCTGGTCCTTTGGGGTCACCATGTATGAGCTGCTGACCTACTGTGACTCCACCCAGAGCCCCCCCTCG AAATTCATCGAGCTCATAGGCCTCACCCAGGGGCAGATGACAGTGCTGAGGCTCACTGAGCTACTGGAACGAGGGGAGAGGCTGCCACAGCCAGAGAAATGTCCCTGTGAG ATCTACTGCCTCATGAAGAACTGCTGGAAAGCAGAGGCCTCATTCCGCCCGACCTTCCAGAACCTCATACCCATCCTCAAAACGGTCCACGAGAAATACCAAGGCCAGGCAGCCTCAGTGTTCAGTGTCTGCTGA
- the TYK2 gene encoding non-receptor tyrosine-protein kinase TYK2 isoform X1, translating to MPLCQWGATTRGRKPDGDGAQPMATRGGLKVLLHWAGPGGGEPWVTFSEATLTAEEVCLHIAHKVGITPPCFNLFALFDVQAQVWLPPNHVLDMSRDSSLMLYFRMRFYFRNWHGMHPQEPAVYRCGPPGSEPSSEQAEQGVQLLDPASFEYLFEQGKHEFINDVASLWELSSEEEIHHFQNESLGMAFLHLCHLALCHGVPLEKVAKKISFKDCIPRSFRQQIRQHNALTRLRLRSIFRKFLRAFQPGCLSQQVVMVKYLATLERLAPRFGTERVPVCHLELLAQAEGEPCYIRDGGQAPPDPGPESAAGPPTHEVLVSGTDGIQWRLVQAETASDGGGGGGRRMPHAGPSGKKAKAQEVGNQPVYRPQEAPWAYFCDFQDITHVVLKERRVSIHCQDNKCLELTLPSRAAALSLVSLVDGYFRLTADSSHYLCHEVAPPRLVMSIQDGIHGPLLEPFVLARLQPEDGLYLIHWSTSHLHRLILTVAQRDQAPGVKGLHLRKFPIELQAGTVTLEGWDRSFPSVRELRVALQGCSLRAGDDCFSLRHCCLPRPGEISNLIVTRGPRASSRPLNLSHLSFHQIRQEDITQLSHLGQGTRTNVYEGLLRVGGGGPEEDKVDGGDPPMPGAGCEQELRVVLKVLDPSHHDVALAFYETASLMSQVSHVHLVFVHGIYVHGSENIMVTEYVEHGPLDVWLRRERGRVPLAWKLTVAQQLASALSYLEDKSLVHSNVCGRNILLARLGLAEGTSPFIKLSDPGVGLSVLSREERVERIPWTAPECLSGGANSLSTAADKWGFGATLLEICFDGEAPLQGRSPSEKERFYQKQQKLPEPSCPELAILTSQCLTYEPAQRPSFRTILRDLTQLQPQTLPDLVDVLSVNPDSPASDPTVFHKRYLKKIRDLGEGHFGKVSLYCYDPTNDGTGEMVAVKALKAGCGPQLRTGWRREIEILRTLYHQHIVKYKGCCEDQGEKSVQLVMEYVPLGSLRDYLPRHNVGLAQLLLFSQQICEGMAYLHAQHYVHRDLAARNVLLDNNRLVKIGDFGLAKAVPEGHEYYCVREDGDSPVFWYAPECLKECKFYYASDVWSFGVTMYELLTYCDSTQSPPSKFIELIGLTQGQMTVLRLTELLERGERLPQPEKCPCEIYCLMKNCWKAEASFRPTFQNLIPILKTVHEKYQGQAASVFSVC from the exons ATGCCTCTGTGCCAATGGGGGGCCACCACCAGGGGCAGAAAGCCCGATGGGGATGGAGCTCAGCCCATGGCCACCAGAGGAGGCCTGAAGGTGCTTCTGCACTGGGCCGGCCCCGGTGGCGGGGAGCCCTGGGTCACCTTCAGCGAGGCCACACTGACTGCCGAGGAGGTCTGCCTCCACATTGCACACAAAGTCG GCATCACTCCACCCTGCTTCAATCTTTTTGCCCTCTTCGATGTCCAGGCCCAGGTCTGGCTGCCTCCAAACCACGTCCTGGATATGTCCAGAGACTCGAGCCTGATGCTGTACTTCCGCATGAG GTTTTATTTCCGGAACTGGCATGGCATGCATCCCCAGGAGCCGGCTGTGTACCGCTGCGGTCCCCCAGGGTCCGAGCCTTCCTCAGAACAGGCCGAGCAGGGGGTGCAACTCCTGGACCCCGCCTCCTTTGAGTACCTCTTTGAGCAG GGCAAGCATGAGTTCATAAATGACGTGGCATCGCTCTGGGAGCTGTCAAGCGAGGAGGAGATCCACCACTTTCAGAACGAGAGCCTGGGCATGGCCTTTTTGCACCTCTGCCACCTCGCTCTCTGCCATGGTGTCCCCCTTGAGAAGGTGGCCAAGAAGATCAG CTTCAAGGACTGCATCCCACGCTCCTTCCGGCAGCAGATCCGGCAGCACAATGCTCTGACGCGGCTGCGCCTGCGGAGCATCTTCCGCAAGTTCCTGCGGGCCTTCCAGCCGGGCTGCCTCTCCCAGCAGGTTGTCATGGTGAAGTACCTGGCCACACTCGAGCGGCTGGCGCCCCGCTTCGGCACAGAGCGCGTGCCCGTGTGCCACCTGGAGCTACTGGCCCAGGCCGAGGGGGAGCCCTGCTACATCCGGGATGGCGGACAGGCCCCTCCTGACCCCGGGCCCGAGTCTGCTGCAGGACCCCCCACCCACGAGGTGCTGGTGTCGGGCACCGACGGCATCCAGTGGCGGCTGGTACAGGCAGAG ACTGccagtgatggtggtggtggtggcggcagAAGGATGCCCCATGCTGGCCCATCTGGGAAGAAAGCCAAGGCCCAGGAGGTAGGCAATCAGCCAGTGTACAGACCTCAGGAGGCCCCATGGGCCTACTTCTGCGACTTCCAGGACATCACCCACGTGGTGCTGAAAGAACGCCGCGTCAGCATTCACTGTCAGGACAACAAGTGCCTG GAGTTGACCCTGCCTTCCCGGGCTGCGGCCCTGTCCTTGGTGTCACTGGTGGATGGCTACTTCCGCCTGACGGCCGACTCGAGCCACTACCTATGCCATGAGGTGGCGCCTCCGCGTCTGGTGATGAGTATCCAGGACGGTATCCACGGACCCCTGCT GGAGCCATTTGTGCTGGCCAGGCTGCAGCCCGAGGACGGCCTTTACCTCATCCACTGGAGCACCAGCCACCTCCACCGCCTTATCCTCACGGTGGCCCAGCGTGACCAG GCACCCGGCGTGAAGGGCTTGCACCTACGGAAGTTCCCCATCGAGTTGCAGGCTGGGACTGTCACGCTGGAGGGCTGGGACCGGTCCTTCCCCAGCGTGCGCGAGCTGCGGGTTGCCCTGCAGGGCTGCTCCCTGCGGGCCGGCGACGACTGCTTTTCCCTGCGCCACTGCTGCCTGCCACGGCCAGGAG agatctccaacctCATCGTCACACGGGGACCTCGGGCCAGCAGCAGGCCACTCAACCTCAGCCATCTCAGCTTCCACCAGATCCGCCAGGAAGACATCACCCAG CTGTCCCACTTGGGCCAGGGCACAAGGACCAATGTGTATGAGGGCCTCTTGCGAGTGGGGGGCGGAGGCCCTGAAGAGGACAAGGTGGATGGCGGGGACCCCCCCATGCCCGGGGCGGGCTGTGAACAGGAGCTGCGAGTGGTACTCAAGGTGCTGGATCCCAGTCACCATGACGTCGCCCTG GCCTTCTACGAGACAGCCAGCCTCATGAGCCAGGTCTCCCACGTGCACCTGGTCTTCGTGCATGGCATCTACGTGCACGGCTCCGAGA ATATCATGGTGACGGAGTACGTGGAGCACGGGCCCCTGGACGTGTGGCTGCGGCGGGAGAGGGGCCGCGTGCCCCTGGCCTGGAAGCTCACAGTGGCCCAGCAGCTGGCCAGCGCCCTCAGCTACCTG GAAGACAAGAGCCTGGTTCACAGCAACGTGTGTGGCCGGAACATCCTCCTGGCACGGCTGGGGCTGGCGGAGGGCACCAGCCCCTTCATCAAGCTGAGTGACCCCGGTGTGGGCCTGAGCGTCCTCTCCAGGGAGG AACGGGTGGAGCGGATCCCCTGGACAGCCCCTGAGTGCCTGTCCGGTGGAGCCAATAGCCTAAGCACTGCAGCCGACAAGTGGGGCTTTGGTGCCACCCTCCTGGAGATCTGCTTCGATGGGGAGGCCCCCCTGCAGGGCCGCAGCCCCTCCGAG AAAGAGCGCTTCTACCAGAAGCAGCAGAAGCTGCCTGAGCCCTCGTGCCCAGAGCTGGCCATACTCACCAGCCAGTGCCTGACCTATGAGCCAGCCCAGCGGCCATCCTTCCGCACCATCCTGCGTGACCTCACTCAGCTGCAGCCCCAAA CTCTTCCAGATCTCGTTGATGTCTTGTCTGTGAACCCGGACTCACCGGCGTCAGATCCTACGGTTTTCCACAAGCGCTATTTGAAAAAGATCAGGGATCTGGGTGAG GGTCACTTCGGAAAGGTCAGCCTGTACTGCTACGATCCAACCAATGACGGCACTGGTGAGATGGTGGCCGTGAAGGCCCTCAAGGCAGGCTGCGGTCCCCAGCTCCGTACAGGCTGGAGGCGAGAGATCGAAATCTTGCGCACACTCTACCACCAGCACATTGTCAAGTACAAGGGCTGCTGCGAGGACCAAG GCGAGAAGTCGGTACAGCTGGTCATGGAGTACGTGCCCCTGGGCAGCCTCCGAGACTACTTGCCTCGGCACAATGTCGGGCTGGCCCAGCTGCTGCTCTTCTCCCAGCAGATCTGCGAG ggtATGGCCTACCTGCACGCGCAGCACTACGTGCACCGAGACCTGGCCGCACGCAACGTGCTGCTGGACAACAACAGGCTGGTCAAGATTGGGGACTTCGGTCTCGCCAAGGCCGTGCCCGAAGGCCATGAGTACTACTGTGTGCGCGAGGATGGGGACAGTCCCGTGTTCTG GTATGCCCCGGAGTGCCTGAAGGAGTGTAAGTTCTACTATGCGTCTGACGTCTGGTCCTTTGGGGTCACCATGTATGAGCTGCTGACCTACTGTGACTCCACCCAGAGCCCCCCCTCG AAATTCATCGAGCTCATAGGCCTCACCCAGGGGCAGATGACAGTGCTGAGGCTCACTGAGCTACTGGAACGAGGGGAGAGGCTGCCACAGCCAGAGAAATGTCCCTGTGAG ATCTACTGCCTCATGAAGAACTGCTGGAAAGCAGAGGCCTCATTCCGCCCGACCTTCCAGAACCTCATACCCATCCTCAAAACGGTCCACGAGAAATACCAAGGCCAGGCAGCCTCAGTGTTCAGTGTCTGCTGA